A genome region from Acidobacteriota bacterium includes the following:
- a CDS encoding ABC transporter ATP-binding protein/permease, giving the protein MAPPHSRKLSVIALVRPHWKALTLALVAIIGESVTDILEPWPIKIVVDNIQQSGKLPGWLGEVIRDWFGGNQYAVLNFAVAAVAVIAIVGAVSSFFEKYLTTSVSQWVGHDLRRTLYHHIQRLSLAEHDEKRTGDLITRITSDIEAVQNFINQALLGVLVNVMTLLGMIGVMFYLNWRFTLIALSISPVLFFVVYSYTRRIKRASRAVRKKEGELLSMVQEVLTSIRVVKAFAREDYEQKRFESESLENVEAGLQARGVKAKLAPVVEVLVAIGTCLVLWYGARLALADQITTGTLIVFLLYLGKMYKPMRDLSKMTDTISKATVGYERIQEVLEIESRVKDDPGARNAPKFKGQIEFANVSFDYGGEEKTPVLKDISFKIEAGQVAAIVGPSGTGKTTLVGLIPRFYDPVSGHVAIDGMNIRRYRLKSVRDQISFVLQDTLLFRATIWENIAYGRPGASPKEIKRAAALANAEEFIEAMPDGYDTMVGERGVTLSGGQRQRIAIARAVIRDTPILILDEPTVGLDAESEQLVIEALDKLMKGRTSVVIAHHLDTIRHADVIFVIKDCELVEQGTHEALLASKGVYAELHRIQAPKKVG; this is encoded by the coding sequence GTGGCGCCCCCCCACTCACGCAAGCTGAGTGTGATCGCATTGGTGCGTCCGCACTGGAAGGCCCTGACCCTCGCGCTGGTCGCGATCATCGGTGAATCGGTCACCGACATCCTCGAGCCGTGGCCCATCAAGATCGTCGTCGACAACATCCAGCAGTCGGGGAAGCTTCCCGGATGGCTGGGCGAGGTCATCAGAGACTGGTTCGGCGGGAACCAATATGCCGTCCTGAACTTTGCGGTGGCGGCGGTGGCGGTGATCGCGATCGTGGGCGCCGTGAGCTCCTTCTTCGAGAAGTACCTGACGACGAGTGTGAGCCAGTGGGTGGGCCACGACCTGCGTCGGACGCTGTATCACCATATCCAGAGGCTCTCGCTGGCCGAGCACGATGAGAAGCGGACCGGCGACCTGATCACGCGCATCACCAGCGACATCGAAGCCGTGCAGAATTTCATCAACCAGGCGCTGCTCGGCGTCCTGGTCAACGTGATGACGCTGCTCGGCATGATCGGCGTGATGTTCTACCTCAACTGGCGCTTCACCCTGATCGCGCTGTCGATCTCGCCGGTACTTTTTTTCGTGGTCTATTCCTACACGCGGCGCATCAAGCGCGCCTCGCGCGCAGTGCGGAAGAAGGAAGGCGAACTGCTCTCCATGGTGCAGGAGGTGCTGACCTCCATCCGCGTGGTCAAGGCGTTTGCCCGGGAAGATTACGAACAGAAGCGATTCGAATCGGAGAGTCTGGAGAACGTAGAGGCGGGACTGCAGGCGCGCGGGGTCAAGGCCAAGCTCGCACCGGTGGTGGAGGTGCTGGTGGCCATCGGCACGTGCCTGGTGTTGTGGTACGGAGCGAGGCTTGCGCTAGCGGACCAGATCACCACCGGCACGCTCATCGTCTTCCTGCTGTATCTGGGGAAGATGTACAAGCCGATGCGAGATCTCTCCAAGATGACCGACACCATTTCGAAGGCGACGGTGGGCTACGAGCGCATCCAGGAAGTGCTGGAGATCGAGAGCCGGGTGAAGGATGACCCGGGGGCACGCAACGCCCCGAAGTTCAAAGGTCAGATCGAATTCGCGAATGTGAGCTTTGACTACGGAGGCGAGGAAAAGACGCCCGTACTCAAGGACATCAGTTTCAAGATCGAAGCCGGACAGGTGGCGGCGATCGTCGGTCCCTCGGGGACGGGGAAGACCACGCTGGTGGGCTTGATCCCGCGCTTCTACGACCCAGTTTCCGGACATGTCGCGATCGATGGCATGAATATCCGGCGCTACCGGCTGAAGTCGGTGCGCGATCAGATCAGTTTCGTCCTGCAAGACACCCTGCTGTTCCGCGCCACGATCTGGGAGAACATCGCCTATGGTAGACCCGGCGCCTCACCCAAGGAGATCAAGCGCGCGGCTGCGCTGGCGAACGCAGAGGAATTCATCGAGGCGATGCCAGACGGCTACGACACCATGGTGGGCGAACGCGGCGTGACGCTCTCCGGTGGTCAACGGCAGCGGATCGCGATCGCCCGGGCGGTCATTCGCGATACTCCGATCCTGATCCTGGACGAGCCCACGGTGGGCCTGGATGCCGAATCCGAGCAATTGGTGATCGAAGCCCTGGACAAACTGATGAAGGGTAGAACGTCGGTCGTGATCGCACATCATCTCGATACCATCCGCCACGCGGATGTGATCTTCGTGATCAAGGATTGCGAACTGGTGGAGCAAGGGACGCACGAGGCCCTTCTGGCGAGCAAAGGTGTGTATGCAGAACTGCACAGAATCCAGGCTCCGAAGAAAGTAGGCTGA